The following nucleotide sequence is from Gammaproteobacteria bacterium.
ATGTTGTCTAAAACTATTTCGATCATTAAAATTATGTTTAACAATTTCATCGATAAGCATAGGTCTAACAACATCTTTCCAATTTCCAGCAACACCACTTGGCACTGCGATTGCGTTGTTTCCGAACAATACCAGTGGCAATACTATCCCTGGGAATAAACTTGAATTTTCATATGCCTTGCGTCCATCAACTGTATAGGCGCGCGCAAGTTCTACTAGTTTTGAATAACGTGTTGGATCGTTCAATGCCGATTGAATGATTAGATCTCTTCTCTCCGGAGTCAACAAAGGAACATCATTGGTAGTAGGTGTCACAGGAGGATCTAAATCTGAACCGGGCAAATCTAGTGGATCTGTTTTTGGTGCAGATGGCCTAGGTGCAGATGGTGTAGGTGTAGATGGTGTTGGTGTTGGTGTAGATGGCGTAGGTGCAGATGGTGTAGGTGCTGATGGTGTAGGTGCTGATGGTGTAGGTGCTGATGGTGAAGATGCTGATGATGCAGATACTGGAGAATCACTACCGCCACCGCCACCGCAGCTAACTAATAAAACAGATATGAAAAGACAAAGAAATATTCTAGATATAAATAAACTTTTATTGGAACACATAAATCCAACTCGCCTGGTGTTAGTGAAATTAATTTTGCTGATAGGCCTTCATTAGCAGTATCAGTAAGCCCATAAAATCAAACGCGTAAATTAAATTTATGCATATATTATTTTGATTGTTGATTCTTAGATTGTTTGCAATCTATGTAATGAACTGAATCAAGGTGATAATTTTTTGTGAACTAGGTCACAAATATAAATTTAAAGAAATTTATTTTCCTTTGGCATTTGACCAAAGGTTATGAAATTAAGACGAGTGGTAAAACTGTGAGCGCTATTTATACAAACGAAAAAGACGAGAATATTTATTTATGATATAAAATTTTTGCGATAAAAATTCCAATAAATTCATATATATGATTAGCATATCTTGGTAACTATCTGAAAACTTTTAAATTAAATTTTAAATATAGAAGCAATAATCAGATCTTGAGTATAGATTATGAATTAATATTATTTTATTACTCACTAATAATTTAAATACCATCTATATATTTTTTGAAAGACTTGCCGATCTGTTCATGGCGAAGGGCATATTCAACCGTAGCTTCCAGGTACCCCAACTTACTTCCACAGTCGTAGCGCTTACCAGTAAACTTATACGCTATAAGTTTTTCAGTTTTAGCTTGTTTTGCCAATGCATCGGTAAGTTGGATCTCCCCACCTGCACCTTCACGAGTTTTTTCTAGAATATCAAATATCGAGGGCTCTAATAAATAGCGACCCACCACTGCCACATTAGATGGAGCATCTTTTGGATTTGGTTTTTCAACAATTGTTTCTACATCCCACAGATTATCTTTAACTTGTTGGCCACTAATAACACCATAGTTTTTTACATCTTCTTTTGCTACTACCTGCGCACCTACTACACCACAACGCTCTTTCTCATATACATCCAACATTTGTGAAAGGCAACCACTACCACCATCATCAATGAGATCATCCGCAAGCACTACAGCAAATGGCTCATCACCTACAACAGGTTTTGCACATAGCACTGCATGACCCAAACCAAGAGGCTCAGATTGTCTAATGTAAATACAATTTACATTCTTAGGAAGAATATTCTGTACCAGATCCAACATGGTTTCTTTACCATCAGCCATAAGCTCTGTTTCTAACTCATATGCTTTATCAAAGTGATCTTCAATTGAACGTTTATGGCGGCCTGTTATAAATATTAATGTGTCAATTCCTGCTGCTACGGCTTCTTCCGCTGCATATTGAATCAATGGTTTATCAACCACTGGTAGCATTTCTTTTGGATTAGCTTTAGTAGCTGGAAGAAATCTCGTGCCCAGCCCCGCAACTGGGAATACTGCTTTACGTATACTTTTCATGTGTATTAGTCTATTTTTATTCTGAATTAGAAAACTAATATTTTGGTTAATAAAACATCAAAGCAATGCTTTATTCTTAGAGCTTCGCGATTGAGCGACAAAGAGTAACAATTACCGCACTAAGATATCCTCTTTATTTTTCTCTAAGGTTTTTGGACCAATTCCTTTTACATTAGCTAACTCTTCCGCTGCATAGAAAGGCCCATTTGCTTCTCTATATTCGATTATAGCCATAGCTTTTTTAGGTCCAACACCCTTTAAGTTTTCTGCTAGCTCAACCGCACTTGCAACATTAATATTGACAGGCTCTGCATAGACAACAGACATAAATAGAATAACAAAAGAGAGTAACAATAATCGCAACATTCGACCCACCCGACATTGCACAATTTTAGTGGTAGTTAGAATCTATCTAACTATGGTTTATATTTATTTGTCTTATTTAATTTATCTAGGTTAGCTAAAAATTACAATTCTTTCTGAGGATTTATTTTTACATCTAAATACTCGAGGACCAGTCTTCAAGATATTGATTCATAACCATAATAGGATCACTCGCTGCTGTAATAGGCCTACCTACAACAATGTAATTCGCACCAAATATGCGAGCTTGCTGAGGGGATGCAATTCTGCTTTGATCATTTGCCTGATCATTTTGCATGCGTATTCCAGGTGTAACCAGCATCGGTTGCTTTCCCCACTTTGCTCTAATTATGGCCACCTCATGAGCGGAACACACCATGCCATCCAATTTAGCGGCTATCGCTAACTCAGCGAGTGTCATAACGCATTCGCTAGGAGTTTGTTGAATACCTATACTATTTAATTGTTGTTGATCTATTGACGTCAACACCGTGACCGCAACTAACTTAGTTGCTTGAGATGATGGCGTTGCAGACATTGCGTCATAAGCAGCTCTCATCATAGTAGCGCCACCCAAAGCATGCAACGTCATCATCCACACCCCTAAGTTAGAAGCCGACTTACATGCCGAAGCTACGGTATTTGGGATATCGTGGAGCTTTAAGTCCAAAAAAACTTGGTGGCCTTTGGCACTTAACTGTTCAACAAATTTCGGCCCTTCTGCGATAAATAATTCAAGACCTACTTTTAATTTACACGGCTGTCCTTGTATGCGCAGCAAAAAATCATTTGCTAACTTAGCATTAGGATAATCAAGAGCAACGATGATTGGACTATCTTCAGTCATAACAAGTAGATGTATATTTCCTTATATCCAAACTTTGTTAATTTAAACTAGGCATAACGGGTACAACAGTCCCCCAAGAATGGCAACTTGGGCATTGCCAATATAATAATTTCCCATGAAACCCACATTGTTTACATTGGTGTGTACTGCGATTACTAATAAATTGCTCAACACTTTTCTGAATTTTCACCAATCCCATTTCACTTATAGATTCATGTTCATAATTTTTACTTTTTAGAAATCCATTTACCTCAAGCAGAGACAACTCAGACTTTTCTAACAACCAGTCTAAAATAATTTTTTTATCAACATCGTCTTCTCTTAACTCCTCAAGTAAACTGCTTAACGTTAACGCGCTTAAATTAGTATCATTAATACTACGAAGAAACTGCTTAAACCCTTGGCGATCACCCTGATGTAAAAAAGCTTCTCGCAGTTTCATAAAAACTTCTGGCAAATATTCAGGTTTTTGTTTTGCTACAGCAACATAAGACTTTATTGCAGATTTAAAATTTTCCTCATGCATAGCAATATGACCCAACAACACACTAGCGCGCGCGCAATTATTATCATAGGAAAGTGCTTTTTTAGCTAGTTTCTTAGCTTCATTTTCATCATTACCGCTGTTTTCTAAAGCCATCTCACTAAGCTCACAATAATAGTGCGCAGTAATGTGATTCAATTTTTTACCTTGTACCTTTTCTAACTTTTTAGTGGTCTCAATCGCCATACTCCATTCTTTTTCTTGCTCATACAAACCAAGCAATAATGGGTATGCTTCATCAGTTTGCAGCCCAATTTCTATAACATCGTTTAATAAGGACTCAGCTCGATCTAGCAGACCTGCTTTGAGGTAGTCTTTAGCTAACTCCAGTAGTGCAGTAGACTTATCGATTACTTCTAGAGTTGGTCTGGCGATTAAATTTTGATGAATGCGAATGGCTCTATCCACTTCACCTCTACGACGAAACATATTGCCTAACACCAAATGCGTTTCCACCGTTTCCGTATCGACATCAACCAAATCAATAAATACTTCAAGCGCTTTATCTGGCTGTTCATTTAATAGATAGTTTAAACCTTTTAAATATTCACCAGGTATTTTTGGCTTTGAACGATTTTTATAAAATATTTGCGCTAGAAACCAACCCGCAACTCCCGCTAAAAGCAGCAGTAACCAATATATTTCCGGCATTAATGAGAACTCTTGATGGGAAGTTGACGAAGATTAGCAACCTCTTGTTCTGCAACAGTTACTTTTTTAGCTAATGTTCTAGCTTTATTTTTGTTCTTTAGAATTATGCTTATGCTAAATAATATTCCAATTAATGCTCCCAACACAAAACATACCAACATCGTTAAACCGAGAGGTACTTGATAGCTTTGAATGACTAAATTCAAGGAAACCAGATCAAGATTTTCTAGTGTAAATACGAAAAATAAAAGAATTAACGCGAGGAAAAAAATGAAGAGTGAAAAACGTGCCATTTAGAATTGAACCACGTACAAACCTACCACAGGTTTAATGCAATAAAACCTAATCGTCGGTTAAACTTTTGTTGACACGTTCGCGTAGTTCTTTACCAGGTTTAAAATGAGGCACATGCTTCCCAGGTAGTGACACAGCATCACCTGTTTTTGGGTTACGACCGATACGCGGCGGCCGAAAGTGTAACGAAAAACTACCGAAACCACGTATTTCTATACGGTCACCTTGTGACAATGACGTGCTCATTTGCTCAATAATACTTTTAATCGATAGTTCTATATCTTTATGAGCAAGATGATTTTGTTTTAATGATATCTTTTCAATAAGCTCCGACTTAGTAATCATGTTTTTTTCATCATGTATGTTCATGAGTTACTCCTATTTTGGACCGTTACTTAATTCGTTTGTAGTTAATTATTATTAATTATTCAGTAGAATCGCCATTACTATCTTCAATCGATTCCTTCAAAATATCACCAAGACTCATAGAAGCTGATTCATTACTACTGTATTCCTGAACTGCTGCTGATTCTTCTTGATAGTCTTTTGCCTTGATCGATAAATTTATAGTTCTAGATTTCTTATCTACTCCAATAAACTTAGCTTCGACCTCATCACCTTCTTTTAGCACGGTGCGCGCATCTTCAACGCGATCTCGTGCGATTTCAGACGCTTTTAATACACCTTCGACCCCATCACCTAAATCAATAATGGCTGCCTTAGCATCTATCTCCAACACCTTACCAGTAATGATACTTCCCTTTGGATGCTCTGCAAAGAAGCCTGAGAATGGATCTTTCTCCATTTGCTTAACGCCTAACGAGATACGCTCACGTTCAGCATCTACAGAAAGCACCATGGCACGTAGTTCATCACCTTTCTTGTAGCTGCGTACAGCTTCCTCACCAGTATCGCTCCATGACAAATCTGATAGATGAACTAGACCATCAATACCGCCATCAAGGCCAACGAAAATTCCAAAATCAGTGATGGATTTGATAGTACCCGTCACTTCACTACCTTTATCATGACTGGTTGCAAAGTCGTCCCATGGGTTCGATTTACACTGTTTCATGCCTAGTGAAATTCTACGACGCTCTTCATCGATATCTAGAATCATCACTTCAACTTCATCACCCAACGATACCATCTTTGCAGGATTTACATTCTTATTAGTCCAGTCCATCTCAGAAACGTGAACCAAGCCTTCGATACCTTCTTCAATTTCAACAAAGCAACCATAATCTGCAATATTAGTAACCTTTCCAAAGATGCGAGTGTTTTCAGGATAACGACGATCAATGTCTCTCCATGGGTCATCATCAAGCTGCTTGAGCCCAAGTGATACTCGAGTCTTTTCTTTATCAAACTTAAGTACACGCACTTCGATTTCATCACCAATAGCGACAATTTCCGAAGGATGCTTAACACGCTTCCATGCCATATCAGTGATATGCAATAAACCATCTACCCCACCAAGATCTAAGAACGCACCGTAATCCGTTAAGTTCTTAACGATACCTTTAACAACAGCACCTTCTTTCAATGCCTCTATGAGTTCTTCACGTTCTGCGCTGTATTCAGATTCAACTACTGCACGACGTGATACCACCACGTTATTACGCTTAAGATCGATTTTAATTACTTTGAATTCAAGTTCTTTACCTTCTAGGTATGAAGTGTCGCGTACTGGACGCACATCGACTAATGACCCAGGTAAAAAGGCACGAAGATCACCTAGCTCAACTGTGAATCCACCTTTAACCTTACCTGTAATCGTTCCGGTAACCGTTTCACCAGACTCGTGAACGGTTTCTAACTCGGTCCATGCTTTGGCACGTCGAGCTTTTTCACGTGAAAGTTTAGTTTCGCCATAACCATCTTCAAGCATGTCCAATGCAACTTCAACGGTATCGCCTACTTCTACTTCTAGAACACCATCAGTAACCTTGAATTGGTCA
It contains:
- the galU gene encoding UTP--glucose-1-phosphate uridylyltransferase GalU, whose product is MKSIRKAVFPVAGLGTRFLPATKANPKEMLPVVDKPLIQYAAEEAVAAGIDTLIFITGRHKRSIEDHFDKAYELETELMADGKETMLDLVQNILPKNVNCIYIRQSEPLGLGHAVLCAKPVVGDEPFAVVLADDLIDDGGSGCLSQMLDVYEKERCGVVGAQVVAKEDVKNYGVISGQQVKDNLWDVETIVEKPNPKDAPSNVAVVGRYLLEPSIFDILEKTREGAGGEIQLTDALAKQAKTEKLIAYKFTGKRYDCGSKLGYLEATVEYALRHEQIGKSFKKYIDGI
- a CDS encoding helix-hairpin-helix domain-containing protein, with the protein product MLRLLLLSFVILFMSVVYAEPVNINVASAVELAENLKGVGPKKAMAIIEYREANGPFYAAEELANVKGIGPKTLEKNKEDILVR
- the pyrF gene encoding orotidine-5'-phosphate decarboxylase → MTEDSPIIVALDYPNAKLANDFLLRIQGQPCKLKVGLELFIAEGPKFVEQLSAKGHQVFLDLKLHDIPNTVASACKSASNLGVWMMTLHALGGATMMRAAYDAMSATPSSQATKLVAVTVLTSIDQQQLNSIGIQQTPSECVMTLAELAIAAKLDGMVCSAHEVAIIRAKWGKQPMLVTPGIRMQNDQANDQSRIASPQQARIFGANYIVVGRPITAASDPIMVMNQYLEDWSSSI
- the lapB gene encoding lipopolysaccharide assembly protein LapB: MPEIYWLLLLLAGVAGWFLAQIFYKNRSKPKIPGEYLKGLNYLLNEQPDKALEVFIDLVDVDTETVETHLVLGNMFRRRGEVDRAIRIHQNLIARPTLEVIDKSTALLELAKDYLKAGLLDRAESLLNDVIEIGLQTDEAYPLLLGLYEQEKEWSMAIETTKKLEKVQGKKLNHITAHYYCELSEMALENSGNDENEAKKLAKKALSYDNNCARASVLLGHIAMHEENFKSAIKSYVAVAKQKPEYLPEVFMKLREAFLHQGDRQGFKQFLRSINDTNLSALTLSSLLEELREDDVDKKIILDWLLEKSELSLLEVNGFLKSKNYEHESISEMGLVKIQKSVEQFISNRSTHQCKQCGFHGKLLYWQCPSCHSWGTVVPVMPSLN
- a CDS encoding DUF1049 domain-containing protein — its product is MARFSLFIFFLALILLFFVFTLENLDLVSLNLVIQSYQVPLGLTMLVCFVLGALIGILFSISIILKNKNKARTLAKKVTVAEQEVANLRQLPIKSSH
- a CDS encoding integration host factor subunit beta, with translation MTKSELIEKISLKQNHLAHKDIELSIKSIIEQMSTSLSQGDRIEIRGFGSFSLHFRPPRIGRNPKTGDAVSLPGKHVPHFKPGKELRERVNKSLTDD
- the rpsA gene encoding 30S ribosomal protein S1, producing MSESFAELFEESVINLNTTVGAIISGTVVDINKDAVIVYAGLKSEGIIPIDQFKVTDGVLEVEVGDTVEVALDMLEDGYGETKLSREKARRAKAWTELETVHESGETVTGTITGKVKGGFTVELGDLRAFLPGSLVDVRPVRDTSYLEGKELEFKVIKIDLKRNNVVVSRRAVVESEYSAEREELIEALKEGAVVKGIVKNLTDYGAFLDLGGVDGLLHITDMAWKRVKHPSEIVAIGDEIEVRVLKFDKEKTRVSLGLKQLDDDPWRDIDRRYPENTRIFGKVTNIADYGCFVEIEEGIEGLVHVSEMDWTNKNVNPAKMVSLGDEVEVMILDIDEERRRISLGMKQCKSNPWDDFATSHDKGSEVTGTIKSITDFGIFVGLDGGIDGLVHLSDLSWSDTGEEAVRSYKKGDELRAMVLSVDAERERISLGVKQMEKDPFSGFFAEHPKGSIITGKVLEIDAKAAIIDLGDGVEGVLKASEIARDRVEDARTVLKEGDEVEAKFIGVDKKSRTINLSIKAKDYQEESAAVQEYSSNESASMSLGDILKESIEDSNGDSTE